A genomic window from Parvularcula sp. LCG005 includes:
- a CDS encoding PAS domain-containing protein, whose product MTTDDDLSGPVGKNIPPFRGGNSEDEFAGASGLLFEQAMAQTRMAICLSDPHQPDQPILFVNRAFRDLTGYDNDEIIGRNCRFLQGEATNPDTVKRISKALADEDVIVVELLNYRKDGSAFWNALHLGPIYDAQGNLIYFFGSQWDVTDVHSARADERHAKILARELSHRMKNMFSVIGSIVNLTGRSKGIREEAAEINDRIQALGRAYDTTLDEASLGTIEAGQAIRSVLAPYDPEQNRVVFHGNGARVDPNMVSTLGLALHELAINAMKHGALTADDGKVDLNWFVDDQAGDCFLVIEWRETGGPPIEGPPSKKGSGFGIIETLLAASKGEIHREWKSSGLEATITVPIRRKSRA is encoded by the coding sequence ATGACCACGGATGACGATTTATCAGGGCCTGTCGGTAAGAATATACCGCCTTTTCGGGGCGGAAACAGTGAGGACGAATTTGCGGGGGCATCCGGTCTGTTGTTTGAACAGGCGATGGCCCAGACGCGCATGGCCATCTGTCTATCTGACCCCCATCAGCCAGATCAGCCGATCCTTTTCGTCAACCGCGCCTTTCGCGACCTCACCGGCTACGACAATGATGAGATCATTGGACGGAACTGCCGTTTCCTGCAGGGCGAGGCAACCAATCCCGATACTGTCAAACGCATCTCCAAGGCCCTTGCTGACGAGGATGTGATCGTTGTCGAGCTTCTGAACTACCGCAAGGATGGCTCGGCGTTCTGGAACGCGCTGCATCTCGGGCCGATCTATGATGCCCAGGGCAATCTGATCTACTTTTTTGGCTCCCAGTGGGATGTGACGGATGTCCACTCCGCCCGTGCCGACGAGCGTCACGCGAAGATACTGGCGCGTGAGCTCAGTCATCGCATGAAGAACATGTTCTCGGTCATTGGATCGATCGTGAACCTGACCGGCCGAAGCAAGGGCATCCGCGAAGAAGCCGCCGAAATCAATGATCGCATCCAGGCTCTTGGTCGGGCCTATGACACGACGCTCGATGAAGCGTCTCTCGGCACGATCGAGGCGGGGCAGGCGATCAGATCCGTCCTTGCGCCTTATGATCCGGAACAAAACCGGGTCGTCTTCCACGGCAACGGCGCGCGTGTTGACCCGAACATGGTGTCGACACTGGGCCTGGCGCTGCATGAGCTCGCCATCAACGCCATGAAACACGGGGCATTGACCGCCGATGACGGAAAGGTCGACCTCAACTGGTTCGTGGATGATCAGGCTGGCGATTGTTTTCTCGTCATCGAGTGGCGGGAAACGGGCGGCCCCCCGATAGAGGGCCCACCGAGCAAGAAAGGCTCTGGCTTCGGCATCATCGAAACGCTGCTGGCAGCGTCAAAAGGCGAAATTCATCGCGAGTGGAAGTCTTCCGGTCTTGAGGCCACGATAACTGTACCGATAAGAAGAAAGTCCCGCGCATGA
- a CDS encoding helix-turn-helix transcriptional regulator, producing MGKTMEPNDFKKWRKTLGFSQKDAADALGLKRRMIQYYERGERDGDKVKIPLTVALACYALTQGVVNYRGPSKKIDRSGPVSETDEPIAIPEPENAQDDPDSPHGLGTLAAE from the coding sequence ATGGGAAAAACCATGGAGCCGAACGACTTCAAGAAATGGCGCAAAACTCTCGGGTTTTCGCAGAAGGACGCGGCCGACGCGCTCGGCCTGAAGCGCCGGATGATCCAGTATTACGAACGCGGCGAGCGCGACGGCGACAAGGTCAAGATCCCGTTGACGGTGGCCCTTGCCTGTTATGCCCTGACCCAGGGCGTCGTGAATTATCGCGGTCCAAGCAAGAAGATCGACCGGTCCGGTCCAGTGTCAGAAACCGATGAGCCGATCGCAATACCGGAACCGGAAAATGCACAGGACGATCCCGACAGCCCCCACGGGTTAGGGACGCTGGCGGCTGAATAA
- a CDS encoding cytochrome c family protein — translation MKTGSLLLFSITFFSLMACGGSDMPAPMSAEERLALPADVAMGQALFRECKQCHTATPGGPNMIGPNLHDVVGRQAGGKADFAYSTAMKRAEFTWDDTHLDQWLEQPQALVPGNRMAYRGNPNPADRRDLIAYLASLSEE, via the coding sequence ATGAAAACCGGAAGCCTGTTGCTGTTCTCAATCACCTTTTTTTCCCTCATGGCCTGTGGCGGCTCGGACATGCCTGCGCCCATGAGCGCCGAAGAGCGCCTGGCCCTGCCCGCCGACGTGGCCATGGGTCAGGCCCTGTTCCGCGAATGCAAGCAATGCCATACGGCGACGCCGGGAGGGCCGAACATGATCGGCCCGAATCTGCATGATGTCGTGGGGCGACAGGCCGGCGGCAAGGCCGACTTTGCCTATTCAACAGCGATGAAAAGGGCAGAGTTCACATGGGACGACACCCATCTCGACCAGTGGCTTGAACAGCCCCAGGCGCTCGTGCCCGGCAATCGGATGGCCTATCGCGGCAATCCCAATCCGGCGGATCGCCGTGATCTGATCGCCTATCTGGCGTCGCTATCCGAGGAATGA
- a CDS encoding adenine phosphoribosyltransferase — MDLKSTVRAIPDYPKPGIVFRDVTTLMGDPAAFRHAVELLSEAFKAHRIDKVAGIEARGFIFGAAVADRLQAGFVPVRKAGKLPHDTLQRSYELEYGEDTLEVHRDGVSAGDRVLLIDDLLATGGTAQAAYHLLKDAGAHVVAAAFVVELPALNGRQKLQHDDIEVLSIISFEGH; from the coding sequence ATGGATCTGAAATCGACCGTGCGGGCCATTCCCGACTATCCCAAGCCAGGCATTGTCTTCCGCGACGTCACCACGCTGATGGGGGATCCGGCGGCCTTTCGGCACGCTGTCGAGTTGTTGTCTGAGGCGTTCAAGGCCCACCGCATCGACAAGGTGGCCGGGATTGAAGCCCGCGGATTCATTTTCGGCGCCGCCGTCGCTGACCGCCTTCAGGCCGGGTTTGTGCCTGTTCGCAAGGCGGGCAAGCTGCCCCATGACACCCTGCAGCGCAGCTATGAGCTCGAATATGGCGAAGATACGCTGGAAGTGCACCGCGATGGCGTCAGCGCGGGCGACCGCGTGCTGTTGATCGACGACCTTCTTGCCACTGGCGGGACGGCGCAGGCGGCCTACCATCTTCTGAAGGATGCTGGTGCCCACGTGGTGGCGGCCGCGTTTGTGGTCGAACTGCCCGCCTTGAACGGTCGCCAGAAACTCCAACATGATGATATCGAAGTTTTGTCGATCATCAGTTTTGAAGGACACTGA
- a CDS encoding TerB family tellurite resistance protein, whose translation MKKWMDRIFPNSGDGNTQAPSVSPEIGAAGVLVEAAWRDGQYTEVERDIATAAIMKLFLLDNASAARLRQEAEAAQAKASTMMTFAAAARGLPSDKKEALITRLWAIIDSNGSATVPEEHVVRSVIDVLGVPQERGRGLRPAPSVTGKEN comes from the coding sequence ATGAAAAAGTGGATGGACCGCATCTTTCCCAACTCAGGCGATGGCAATACCCAGGCGCCAAGCGTGTCGCCGGAGATCGGGGCGGCGGGTGTTCTCGTCGAGGCCGCCTGGCGTGATGGACAGTATACGGAAGTTGAGCGCGATATCGCGACGGCCGCCATCATGAAACTGTTCCTGCTCGACAATGCAAGCGCGGCGCGCCTGCGCCAGGAAGCGGAAGCCGCCCAGGCCAAGGCATCGACGATGATGACCTTTGCCGCGGCGGCCCGTGGTCTGCCATCGGACAAGAAAGAGGCGCTGATCACGCGCCTGTGGGCGATCATCGACAGCAATGGCAGCGCCACCGTGCCTGAGGAGCATGTCGTTCGTTCGGTCATCGACGTCCTTGGCGTGCCGCAGGAGCGCGGCCGGGGGCTGCGGCCGGCGCCGAGTGTCACGGGAAAGGAGAACTGA
- the panB gene encoding 3-methyl-2-oxobutanoate hydroxymethyltransferase: protein MSAQSTQRRLTTTDIASRKGGEPIVSLTAYDAPTAALLDPYCDFLLVGDSVGMVVHGLPSTVGVTVDMMIMHGQAVMRGAKQALVVIDMPFGSYEASPQQAFENASRILRETGAGAVKIEAGTYAAETIRFLTERGVGVMAHVGLRPQAIGVTGGFRAVGRSPEEVERVLAEAEAAADAGAFAVVVEGVDEQLGDQITSAVSIPTIGIGASASCDGQILVTPDMLGMFDWSPKFVRRYADMKTVMSRAAEQYAKDVRDRSFPAAAELYHLKAKRLS, encoded by the coding sequence ATGTCAGCTCAATCGACCCAGCGTCGCCTGACGACGACCGACATTGCGTCGCGCAAGGGCGGCGAACCGATCGTCTCCCTCACAGCCTATGATGCGCCCACCGCGGCGCTTCTGGATCCATATTGCGACTTTCTTCTCGTGGGCGACAGTGTGGGCATGGTGGTACACGGACTGCCGTCGACCGTTGGTGTCACCGTCGACATGATGATCATGCACGGACAGGCTGTGATGCGCGGGGCCAAGCAGGCACTCGTCGTCATCGACATGCCGTTTGGCAGCTATGAAGCCAGCCCGCAGCAGGCCTTCGAGAATGCCTCGCGGATCCTCCGTGAGACGGGGGCAGGGGCCGTGAAGATCGAAGCTGGAACATATGCCGCTGAAACCATCCGCTTCCTGACGGAGCGCGGCGTTGGCGTGATGGCGCATGTGGGGCTGCGGCCCCAGGCGATTGGCGTGACCGGCGGGTTCAGGGCCGTCGGCCGGTCACCGGAAGAGGTCGAGCGTGTGCTGGCCGAAGCAGAAGCCGCGGCAGACGCCGGCGCCTTTGCCGTGGTGGTCGAAGGGGTCGATGAACAGCTCGGTGACCAGATCACAAGCGCGGTTTCCATTCCGACCATCGGTATCGGTGCATCGGCCAGCTGCGATGGCCAGATCCTCGTGACACCTGACATGCTAGGCATGTTTGACTGGTCACCAAAATTCGTTCGCCGATATGCCGACATGAAGACCGTCATGTCGCGGGCTGCAGAACAATATGCCAAAGACGTGCGCGACCGGTCGTTCCCGGCTGCGGCAGAGCTCTACCATCTAAAAGCTAAACGATTGTCCTAG
- a CDS encoding TadE/TadG family type IV pilus assembly protein, whose translation MQPFVPQSLRRFRRESDGTSAIEFAIILPVMILFFLGALTAFDGYKASRTLTHLDSTMADLISRQVEITNAFEDDLVQVATALSGKYQGNMQIQVTAASVYRPLSDPIDPSGVNQSVNVDWFMSRDLEGNTGTQTAQALIEGLDIPLLTPGDSVIIVEIAGLYDPLFDGQFITNVPMRRIAIRRPRFTQRVVTAPGYTPSS comes from the coding sequence ATGCAGCCATTTGTTCCGCAGTCTCTGCGTCGGTTCAGGCGCGAAAGTGATGGCACATCGGCGATTGAGTTCGCGATCATTCTGCCCGTGATGATCCTCTTCTTTCTGGGCGCGTTGACGGCGTTTGACGGTTACAAGGCATCGCGAACCCTGACGCACCTCGACAGTACGATGGCGGACCTTATCTCGCGTCAGGTTGAAATCACGAATGCGTTCGAGGACGATCTGGTGCAAGTCGCCACCGCCCTGTCGGGTAAGTACCAGGGCAACATGCAGATACAGGTCACTGCTGCCAGCGTCTATCGACCACTCAGTGATCCGATCGATCCCTCGGGGGTCAATCAGAGCGTCAATGTGGACTGGTTCATGAGCCGTGATCTGGAAGGCAATACCGGCACACAGACAGCGCAGGCGCTGATCGAAGGTCTTGATATTCCGCTGCTGACACCGGGCGATTCGGTTATCATCGTCGAAATTGCCGGCCTGTACGATCCCCTATTCGATGGACAGTTCATCACCAATGTCCCGATGCGGCGCATCGCCATCCGTCGCCCGCGCTTTACCCAGCGCGTGGTCACCGCGCCGGGATATACGCCGTCCTCCTAG
- a CDS encoding TadE/TadG family type IV pilus assembly protein, whose translation MIFRSVKRFLHRKDGSAAIEFAIVGPVYLALALSSLEAGLILTKSVILDNAMVDAAKYVYTGAANDGSITRDDLHSFVCERVEAIVSNCNADLAIEVIELSTLDEEVAYSAPCRDSTKEMQPVIHYSPGSGGDVMFIRACLTTSVSVPGLGLGLALTKTDSGRFEIISSTAFLNEPF comes from the coding sequence ATGATCTTTCGCTCAGTCAAGCGCTTCCTGCATCGTAAAGACGGATCGGCCGCCATTGAATTTGCGATTGTGGGTCCGGTCTATCTGGCGCTCGCGCTGTCGTCACTGGAAGCCGGTCTGATCCTCACCAAAAGCGTCATTCTCGACAACGCGATGGTCGATGCGGCGAAATATGTCTATACCGGCGCGGCGAATGACGGCTCCATCACCCGTGACGACCTTCATTCATTTGTATGCGAACGGGTCGAGGCGATCGTCTCCAACTGCAATGCAGATCTTGCCATTGAGGTCATTGAACTGTCGACCCTCGACGAAGAGGTCGCCTATTCAGCGCCATGCCGGGATTCCACCAAGGAAATGCAGCCCGTCATCCATTACAGTCCGGGCAGCGGCGGCGACGTCATGTTTATCAGGGCCTGCCTGACCACCAGCGTGTCTGTTCCTGGCCTCGGCCTGGGCCTCGCCCTGACCAAGACGGACTCCGGTCGGTTTGAAATCATTTCCTCGACCGCCTTTTTGAACGAGCCGTTCTGA